The window AAGGCATTCGCGACGTCGACAGATTTCTCGCGGCAGCGCGGCGGGCAGCCGAGCTGAGGAAGCCAGTCATCGTCACGAAGGTCGGCCGCTCCGGCGCCGGGATGCGCGCGGTCGCCTCGCACACCGCGAGCATGGCCGGATGGTCGGCGGCCTACGACGCGGTGTTCGCCAAATATGGCTTCATCGTCTCCAACGATCTCGACGAGGCGCTGACGATCGCAGCCGTGCTTGCGAGCAATCCGTTGCCGAAAGGCGATCGTGTCGCCGTGGTCACCGTCTCCGGCGGCGCCGGCATCTGGGGCGCCGATGCCGTGGCGCTGCAAGGCCTGCAGGTGCCGGAGCTCTCCGAAAAAATCCAGGCGGAGATCAAGGCGCTGATGCCGTCCTACGGCACGGCGCGCAACCCGATTGACGTCACTGCGCAGGGTGTGACCTCGGGCGGCCTTCAAAAGAGCGTCGATGTGCTCACCGCGTCCGACGAGATCGACGCGGTCCTGGTCGTGCTATCGCTGTCGAGCGAAGTCCGCAAGCCTTTCAAGGAAGCCGAGCTGACGCCGGCGCTGGCCCCGCAGCGCAAGCCGGTGGTGTTCTATTCCTACACGGTGCCGTCCGATTTCGCGCGGCGCGAGCTTGCCAAATCCGGCGTCGTGGTGCTCTCGGGCCTCACCCATGTCGGCGTCGCGATGCGGCAGCTCGTCGATTATGCCCGTTTCGAGCTGCCGAAGCCGACGGACGAAGCGCGGCCGCCGGCGCGCGATCTCTCCGTCCATCTGACCTCACCGGTTCTATCCGAGGCAGATAGCAAAGCATTGCTCCGCGCCGCCGGCATCGCGCTGCCGGACGAGGTGCTGGTGAAGGACAAGGGCGAACTCGACGACGCCGTCGCCCGCATCGGCTTTCCGCTGGTTCTGAAGATCCAGTCGCCGGACATCGCGCACAAGAGCGAGGTCGGCGGCGTGCGCGTCAACATCACCACAAAGGGCGAAGTATTTCTCGCGTTCGAGACGCTGCTCAACAACGCGCGCAAGCACAGGCCTGAGGCGGCCGTTCAGGGCGTGCTGGTCTGCCCCATGGCGAAGCAGGGTGTCGAGATGATCATCGGCACGATGACCGACAAGACGTTTGGGCCGATGGTGATGGTGGGCCTTGGCGGTATCACGACCGAATTGTTCCGCGACGTCATCTATCGTCCGGCGCCGGTCGGCGCGGAAGAAGCCGGCGCGATGCTGGCGCGCTTGAAAGCCGCGCCGCTGCTGAGCGGATTTCGTGGGGCGGCGATGGCGGATGTTGCGGCCGTGTCGCAGTTGATCGCCGATATCTCGGTGCTTGCGTCACAGCATGCGACGGAGATCGCGGAGATCGAGCTCAACCCGGTGCTGGTGCACGCGGAAGGCCAGGGCGTGACGATCGTGGATGCGCTGGTGGTGGGGAGGAAGTAATCCCTCTCCCCTTGTGGGAGAGGGTGGCTCGCCGCGAAGCGGCAGACGGGTGAGGGGTCTCTCTCCGCGCGTACAAGCGCGAGAGAATTGCTTGCGGAGGCAACCCCTCATCCGGCGCTTCGCGCCACCTTCTCCCACAACAAGGGGAGAAGGAAGAAAGGAGCTACCGCCCCCTGAAATTCGCGACGCGCCGCTCCTCCGTGGCCTTCACGCCTTCCTTGAAATCTTCCGTCGCGCGCAGGCGGGTCTGCTCCTCGAGCTCGTGATTGGTCGCCGCCATGACGCGATCGGCCAACCCGGCGCGCATCGTGGCGCGGGTGGAGACGAGGCCGAGCGGGGAGCATTCGGCGATTTCGCCGGCGAGCTTCAGTGCGGCCGCCTTGACCTGGTCCTGCGGCACCAGTTCGTTGGCGAGGCCGCATTTGAAGGCCTCTTCGCCGGTGACGCGGCGGCTGGTGTAGAACATCAGCTCGGCGTTGTTCTTGCCGATCAGCTCGGGCAGCGTCACGGTCAGGCCGAAGCCGGGATGGAAGCCGAGCTTGGTAAAGTTCGCGGAGAAGCGCGCTTCGGGGCAGGTGACCCGGAAGTCCGCCGAGACCGCGAGGCCCAATCCGCCGCCGATGGCAGCGCCCTGCACGGCGGCGACGATCGGCTTCTTGGCGCGGAAGATGCGCACCGCCTGGATGTAGAGATGGTTGATCGCGCCGAGGCTGTCGGCCGGATCGCCCTTGGCCGTCTTATCGGCTTCGCGCGCCTCTTGGGCCTGCCGTGCCGGGTCCTGGAAATTGGCGCCGGCGCAGAATGCCTTGCCCTGCGCCGACAGCACCGAGGCGCGAATCTCGATGTCGCGATCGAACTCGTCGAGCGCGTCCGCGATCTGGTTGATCAGCGAAATGTCGAAGAAGTTGAGCGGCGGGCGGCGGATCTCGATGGTGCCGACGTGACCCACTTTTTCGACGCCGATATCTTTATAGGTGCTCATGATGTCCTCGAATGATTAGCGCAAACCAAGCCCGCGGGCGATGATGCCGCGCAGCACCTCGGTGGTGCCGCCCTGGATGGTGAGTTTCGGCGCGGTCTTGATGGCGAAGTCGAGCTGCCGCTCCAGCGTCTCGCGGTTGGTCGCGGTCTCCTCGACGAAGGCGGCGAGATCGCGCACGCGGTGCGGCAGCTGCTGCTCCCACACCGTGCCGATGTCCTTGACGATAGACGCTTCGACGACCGGCTCCTTGCCGGCTTGCAGCATGCCCGCGACCGAGACCGACATGCGCCGCATGGTGTGGAGCTGCGCCACCAGCCGGCCGATGCCTTCGGCGCTGCGCGTGTCCGGATTGGGACCAACGGCGCGAACCAGCTCGGTCAGCACGTAATAGGTCTCCAGAAAGCGCTCGGGGCCCGAACGCTCATAAGCGAGCTCGCTGGTGGCCTGCTTCCAGGCGCCGTCGACTTCGCCGAGCACATGATCGTCGGGCACGAAGAAATCGGTGAAGACGACCTCGTTGAACTCGTACTGGCCGGTGATCTGGCCGATCGGGTTCACCTGGATGCCCGGCTGCTTCATCTTGACCAGGAACTGGGTCAGGCCGTGACGTCGGTTTTCCTTGGTCGGCTGCGACGTCCGGAAGATCGCGATCATGTAGTCGGCGATGTGCGCCGACGAGGTCCAGATCTTGGTGCCGTTGATGAGATAGCCGCCGTCGGTCTTGGTCGCGCGCGTCTTCGCGGCGAACAGGTCCGAGCCGGAGTTCGGCTCGCTCATGCCGATCGCGAAGCAGATCTCGCCGCGGCAGATGCGCGGCAGGATGTCCATCTTGATGTGTTCAGGCGCGTACTTGATCAGCACCGGCCCGCTCTGGCGGTCGGCGACGAAGAACCGCCGCGTCGGCGCGTTGGCAACGCGCATCTCCTCGGTCACGACGTAGCGCTCCAGGAAGGAGCGCTCCTGGCCGCCATATTTTTTCGGCCATGTCATGCCGAGCCAACCCTTGGCGCCGACCCGGCGGGAAAATTCCGGCGCGTCGGTGTCTTCGCGGTTGGGCTTGTGCGGATCGAAGGTGCCGGCGGCGATTTCCTCCGCGAGGAAAGCGCGCACTTCCTTGCGCAATTGCTCGCATTTCTCGGGCAGGCGGATCGGATCGAAACGGAGGGCAGCGGTCATTGTTGTCTCGTCCCTGATCAGCGCGAAGCCACGAGCGGCCACAATTCGTCGGCGCCGCGGTTGGCAATGAGCTTGCCGAGCTCGACGGCCCAGTGGCTTTCCGAACCGAAATCGTCGCGCCAGGCCAGCGCCCGCAGCGAGTAGCGGTGCAGGATGTGCTCCAGGGTGAAGCCGATCGCGCCGTGGACCTGGTGCGCGATCGCGCCGCCCTTTTCCGCGGCTTCCGAGCAGCGGATTTTTGCCGAGGCGGCTTCGAGATAGACCGCGTCGTCGAACGATCTTGCGTTGGCGATGGCATCGGCGGCCGAGGTCGCCGCGGCAAGGGCGGCAGCCGACTCGCCGGCGAGGCGGGCGAGGTTGTGCTGCACCGCCTGAAATTTGGAGATCTTCTTCTCGAAGGCGACGCGCTCGTTGGAATAGCGCACGGAGATGTCGAGCATCGATTCCAGCGCGCCCGCGATCTGAAGGCTGCGCGCGACGCCGCCCATCAGCATCATTGTGGTCTGGTCGAAGCCCTTTGGGGCGGGTTTGATGGTGACGGGCTGGACCTTGTCGAGCGTGACGGTGTCGCTGTGGTCGTAGCCGACATTGAGTCCGGTCTCGATCCGACCCCTGCCCGCATCGACCAGCGCGATCGAGGCGCCGTCCTTGCCGTGGGCCAGCACCGCGAAGTGCTTTGCCGCCTTTGCGAAGGGCACGCCGCGGGCGCGGCCGGAGAGCGCGCCGCCGGCGTCGCGGGTGATGCGATCCTTGGGCGACGCCGGCAGCACCGTCATCTCTCCTTCGGGGGATGCGATCTTCGCCTGCGCCAGCAGCCAGCCGGCCAGCATGGTCTCGGCCAAGGGAACCGCGACGGCGAAACGGCCGGCGGCGTTCAGCAGCGCAAAGCCGTCGGCTAGGCTCGCGCCGGAGCCGCCGAGATCGTCGGGCACCCAGGCCAACGGCAAGCCGGCTTCGCTCAGCGCCTGCCACAGCGGCGCCTGCCATGAATCCTTCTTGTCGTTGTTGACGGTCTGCGGATCGGCGAGATCGGCGAAGATTTTCTCCGCAGTCTCGACGACGATATTGTCACTCTCCGCCACAGCGTTCCCCGTGTTTTGCCATTGGCGCTTCCCGCCCCGTGGGCGGACGCGCAGGTTCTTCTTGCGCCCGATGATCCGAAAAAGCCATGGCCCTGACAAGCGCTGATCGCAGGTCAACCTGCGGCGCGGGCATGGGCGCAAGGGACTA of the Bradyrhizobium sp. WSM1417 genome contains:
- a CDS encoding enoyl-CoA hydratase/isomerase family protein is translated as MSTYKDIGVEKVGHVGTIEIRRPPLNFFDISLINQIADALDEFDRDIEIRASVLSAQGKAFCAGANFQDPARQAQEAREADKTAKGDPADSLGAINHLYIQAVRIFRAKKPIVAAVQGAAIGGGLGLAVSADFRVTCPEARFSANFTKLGFHPGFGLTVTLPELIGKNNAELMFYTSRRVTGEEAFKCGLANELVPQDQVKAAALKLAGEIAECSPLGLVSTRATMRAGLADRVMAATNHELEEQTRLRATEDFKEGVKATEERRVANFRGR
- a CDS encoding acyl-CoA dehydrogenase family protein, whose product is MTAALRFDPIRLPEKCEQLRKEVRAFLAEEIAAGTFDPHKPNREDTDAPEFSRRVGAKGWLGMTWPKKYGGQERSFLERYVVTEEMRVANAPTRRFFVADRQSGPVLIKYAPEHIKMDILPRICRGEICFAIGMSEPNSGSDLFAAKTRATKTDGGYLINGTKIWTSSAHIADYMIAIFRTSQPTKENRRHGLTQFLVKMKQPGIQVNPIGQITGQYEFNEVVFTDFFVPDDHVLGEVDGAWKQATSELAYERSGPERFLETYYVLTELVRAVGPNPDTRSAEGIGRLVAQLHTMRRMSVSVAGMLQAGKEPVVEASIVKDIGTVWEQQLPHRVRDLAAFVEETATNRETLERQLDFAIKTAPKLTIQGGTTEVLRGIIARGLGLR
- a CDS encoding acetate--CoA ligase family protein gives rise to the protein MPHPLDSFFAPAGIALIGASRDHEKIPGRLLSMLRKNEYPGRIYPVNPNYAEIDGLVCYKSITDIGAPIDLAIILIPARAVLAALEQCAAVGVKNAVIISSGFAEEGGESAAMQDAIAALARRTGMRISGPNAEGFFSQKQRVAATFSPAVDVKPGVTPLVATTKRIGIVAQSGGIGFAYYHRASALGIAVSYVVSAGNESDLGAGEFLDYLVQDASTDVILLFIEGIRDVDRFLAAARRAAELRKPVIVTKVGRSGAGMRAVASHTASMAGWSAAYDAVFAKYGFIVSNDLDEALTIAAVLASNPLPKGDRVAVVTVSGGAGIWGADAVALQGLQVPELSEKIQAEIKALMPSYGTARNPIDVTAQGVTSGGLQKSVDVLTASDEIDAVLVVLSLSSEVRKPFKEAELTPALAPQRKPVVFYSYTVPSDFARRELAKSGVVVLSGLTHVGVAMRQLVDYARFELPKPTDEARPPARDLSVHLTSPVLSEADSKALLRAAGIALPDEVLVKDKGELDDAVARIGFPLVLKIQSPDIAHKSEVGGVRVNITTKGEVFLAFETLLNNARKHRPEAAVQGVLVCPMAKQGVEMIIGTMTDKTFGPMVMVGLGGITTELFRDVIYRPAPVGAEEAGAMLARLKAAPLLSGFRGAAMADVAAVSQLIADISVLASQHATEIAEIELNPVLVHAEGQGVTIVDALVVGRK
- a CDS encoding acyl-CoA dehydrogenase family protein translates to MAESDNIVVETAEKIFADLADPQTVNNDKKDSWQAPLWQALSEAGLPLAWVPDDLGGSGASLADGFALLNAAGRFAVAVPLAETMLAGWLLAQAKIASPEGEMTVLPASPKDRITRDAGGALSGRARGVPFAKAAKHFAVLAHGKDGASIALVDAGRGRIETGLNVGYDHSDTVTLDKVQPVTIKPAPKGFDQTTMMLMGGVARSLQIAGALESMLDISVRYSNERVAFEKKISKFQAVQHNLARLAGESAAALAAATSAADAIANARSFDDAVYLEAASAKIRCSEAAEKGGAIAHQVHGAIGFTLEHILHRYSLRALAWRDDFGSESHWAVELGKLIANRGADELWPLVASR